The region TCCCCGGTTTTAGGGGTGTTGAGCAGACCCCCCATGCCGACGAGATCGCCCTGCAGATCGTCGCCGCCACCTTGAGCCTCACGGGTCTGGGCCTGGCCTGGTCCCGCTACACCGGCAGCCGCCGGGCCGCCGCCCTGGCCCGCGAGGACGCCGGCCGGCCGGGTGCCCGGTTCCTGCTGAACGGCTGGTACCTGGACAGCCTCTATTGGTCGCTGGTCGTCAACCCGTTCAACCACCTGGCGCGTTTCCTCTGGAAACGGTGGGACGAGGCGGGTATCGACGGCACCCTGGACGGCCTGGCCCGCCTTACCGCCCGCCTGGGCGGCCTGCCCGCCGCCTGGAGCACCGGCCGGGTGGCCACCTCCCTGTTCGGCCTGGCGGCCGGGGTCTGCGTAGTGCTCGCCTACCTTGTGTGGGTGGTGCTGCCATGATGGCCGATCTGCATCTTTTGACCATCCTGGTCTTCTTCCCCCTGGCGGGCTGCCTGCTGATGCTGCCGGTCTGGAAGCGTCCTGCGGCTGCGCGGCCTCTGGCCCTGGGGGTGATGACCGGAGAACTGTTGCTGGCGCTCTGGCTGTACGCCTCGTGGCACGGGCTGGCGGCGCTGCACCCGGCTTTGCCCGGTTACCTGCTGGTGGAGGACGCCCCCTGGATCAGGGACTTCGGCATCCGCTACACCCTGGGGCTGGACGGCATCTCGCTGCTCATGGTCATGCTGACCGCCTTCAGCTTCTGCGTGGCCCTGGCGGTGTCGTGGCGGGCCGTGGGCGAGAAGGTCGGCCTGTTCCTGGCGCTGCTTTTGGCCATGGAAACCGGCATCATGGGGGTCTTTCTGGCCCTGGACCTGGCACTGTTCTACCTGTTCTGGGAGGTGATGCTGATCCCCATGTTCTTCCTGATCGGCATCTGGGGCCATGGGCGGCGCATCTACTCCACGGTCAAGTTCTTCCTCTTCACCATGTTCGGCTCGCTCCTCATGCTCCTGGCGATCATCGCCCTGCACCTGCTCCATGCCCAAAAGAGCGGCGTTGCCACCTTCGGGCTGCACGAGCTTATCGCAACCCCCCTGCCGGCCGGTACCCAGCTCTGGCTGTTCGGCGCCTTTTTCCTGGCCTTTGCCATCAAGTTCCCCCTCTTCCCCCTGCACACCTGGCTGCCGGACGCCCATACCGACGCCCCCACCGCGGGGAGCGTGATCCTGGCCGGGCTGCTGCTCAAGACCGGCAGCTACGGCCTGCTCCGCTTCGGCTACCCGCTCTTCCCCCAGGCGGCCCATACGTTGACCCCCCTGTTCTATACCCTGGCCATCGCCGGCATCGTCTACGCCTCGCTGGTGGCCTTTGCCCAGGAGGACATGAAACGCCTCATCGCCTACTCCAGCATCGGCCACATGGGGTACGTGGCCATCGGCATCGCCGCCTGGCAACCGGTGGCCCTGTCCGGCTCCATCGTCCAGATGGCCAACCACGGCGTGACCACCGGCGCCCTGTTCGCCATGGTGGGCATGCTGGACGAACGGGCGCACACCCGGGAGATCGGCGCCTTCGGCGGACTATGGGGCAAGATCCCGCTCTGGTCGTTCTTCTTCCTGCTCTTCTCCATGGCCTCGGCCGGCCTGCCGGGGCTGAACAACTTCGTGGGCGAGTTCCTGGTGCTGTCCGGCACCTTCACCAAGTCGCCCCTGGCGGCGGGACTGGCCTTCACCGGCATCGTCCTGACCCTGGTCTACACCGTGCGCCTGGTGCAGGAGGTGATCTTTCAGACGGAACGCACGCCCTTGCCGCTGGCGGACCTGGAGCGCCGTGAAATCTGCCTTCTGGCCGTGCTGGCCCTGCTGGTGGTCTGGATGGGCGTGCACCCGGCGCCGCTGCTGGATCTGATCCACGGGCCGGTGCAACTCCTGACCGGGGGTGCGCCGTGACAAATGCCGACCTGATGGCACTCATGCCTTTGATCATCCCGGCCCTCGGCAGCGTGCTGGTACTGCTCATTGGCGCGGTACGCCCCGGCGGCTACCTGTACGGGGTGGCCGGGGCGCTGGTTGCGGCTTCCCTGCTGTGGGCCCTGTGCCTCCCGGCCAGCGCCCTCATGCCGGGTCTTGCCGTCACCCCCTTCTCCCGGTTCTTCGTTCTGTTCCTCGGCGGCACCTGCCTGGTGGCCCTGCTGCTGGCCGCCGGCTACAACAAACGGCGCGGCATCGTGGGGGAGGAGTACCCGGCAACGCTGCTCTTCGCCCTGGCCGGCATGGGGGCGGCCTGCGCCGCCACCGACCTGTTGATGCTGTTCCTCGGTCTGGAGGCCTTTACCTTTGCCTTCTACATCCTGGTGGCCGTGGAACGGGATTCGCCCCGGGGGGGCGAGGCGGGGCTGAAGTACCTGCTCAACGGCACCCTGGCGGCGGCCGTTCTGGCCATGGGGATCGCCCTGGTCTATTGCAGCCGCGGCACGCTCAAGCTGGCCGAACTGGCCCTGCAACCGGCCGCGCCCGAGCCGCTGTTCCTGGCCGGCGTCTGCATGATCCTTCTGGGGGTGGCCTTCAAGCTCTCCTTCGTCCCCGCCCATCTCTGGACCCCGGACGTATACCAGGGAGCCCCGGCCCCGGTGACGGCGCTCCTCTCCACCGCCTCCAAGGGGGCCTCGGCGGCGGCCCTGTTCCTCGTGCTACCGCTGGCCGCCGCATGGCGCGGCGGTCACGACATCCTCTGGTGCCTGGCGCTCGCCACTATGGCCTGCGGCAATCTGGCGGCCCTGGTGCAGACCAGCATCAAGCGCCTGCTGGCGTGGTCGTCCGTGGCCCAGATGGGGTATGTGGCCCTGGCTTTTGTGGCCCTGCCCGCCGGTGGGGCGCGGGCCGCGCTCTTCTACATGGTGGCTTACGGGGCGGCCGGACTGGCCTCCTTCGGCGCCGTGTCCGTCCTGTCCGATGGCTCGGACCGGGATGCCATCGAGCAATACCGCGGCCTGGGCTACCGCAATCCCCTGGCCGGTGCGGCCCTGGCCGTGGCGCTGTTCTCCCTGGCCGGGATCCCCCCGGCGGCCGGGTTCATGGCCAAGTTCGCGGTCTTCAGCGCCGCGCTGCGGGCCGGCGAAACCGCCCTGGCCGTGGCCGGCGTCCTCATGGCGCTCGTGGGGGTCTTCTTCTACCTGCGAGTGGTGGTTGCCCTTTATATGCGGCCTGCCGACGGAGGGGAAGCGCCGGTACGCCCCCTGTCCCTCTCCGAGGGCCTGGCACTGGCCCTCCCCACCGCCGCCATCCTCTTCCTTGGGCTCTATCCTTCCCCGCTGCTGGATCTGCTGGCCCATATCGTGAAATTTCCGTGAGGAGGTTTTCCTGATGCCCGGACGAATTGCGGCAATATTCTGCCTGGCCTTTGCCCTGGCCGCGTGCAGCACCGTTCCCATCACCGGGCGCTCGCAGCTCAACCTGATCCCCGGTTCGTCCATGATCTCCATGAGCCTGCAAGAGTACGATCAGTTCCTGAAGGAGCACAAGGTCAGCACCAACCAGGAACAGACCGGGATGGTCAAACGGGTGGGGGCACGGGTCCAGGACGCGGTGGAACGATATTTTGTCGCCAGCGGCCTGAGCGGGCATCTGGCCAGCTATAAATGGGAGTTCAACCTGGTGGAGGACAAACAGGTCAATGCCTGGTGCATGCCGGGCGGGAAGGTGGTTGTTTATACCGGCATCCTGCCGGTCGCCCGGGGGATGCGGGGCTGGCCGTGGTGATGGGGCATGAGATCGCCCATGCCATTGCGGAGCACGGCAACGAACGCATGAGCCAGGGGTTGATCACGCAACTGGGCGGAGTGGCGCTCTCCACAGCGCTTTCCACGAAGTCGGCCGCCACGCGGCAACTCTGGATGTCGGTGTACGGCGTCGGGGCCCAATACGGGGCCATCCTCCCCTACAGCAGATTGCAGGAGAGCGAGGCCGACCACCTGGGTCTGATCTTCATGGCCATGGCCGGTTACGACCCCAATGAGGCGGTTGTCTTCTGGCGGCGCATGGCCGCGCAGAAGGCGGGCCAGGCCCCCCCGGAGTTCCTCAGCACCCATCCGTCCGATGCCACCCGGGTCGCGGAGCTG is a window of Geobacter sp. FeAm09 DNA encoding:
- a CDS encoding NuoM family protein, with amino-acid sequence MADLHLLTILVFFPLAGCLLMLPVWKRPAAARPLALGVMTGELLLALWLYASWHGLAALHPALPGYLLVEDAPWIRDFGIRYTLGLDGISLLMVMLTAFSFCVALAVSWRAVGEKVGLFLALLLAMETGIMGVFLALDLALFYLFWEVMLIPMFFLIGIWGHGRRIYSTVKFFLFTMFGSLLMLLAIIALHLLHAQKSGVATFGLHELIATPLPAGTQLWLFGAFFLAFAIKFPLFPLHTWLPDAHTDAPTAGSVILAGLLLKTGSYGLLRFGYPLFPQAAHTLTPLFYTLAIAGIVYASLVAFAQEDMKRLIAYSSIGHMGYVAIGIAAWQPVALSGSIVQMANHGVTTGALFAMVGMLDERAHTREIGAFGGLWGKIPLWSFFFLLFSMASAGLPGLNNFVGEFLVLSGTFTKSPLAAGLAFTGIVLTLVYTVRLVQEVIFQTERTPLPLADLERREICLLAVLALLVVWMGVHPAPLLDLIHGPVQLLTGGAP
- a CDS encoding NADH-quinone oxidoreductase subunit N, translating into MTNADLMALMPLIIPALGSVLVLLIGAVRPGGYLYGVAGALVAASLLWALCLPASALMPGLAVTPFSRFFVLFLGGTCLVALLLAAGYNKRRGIVGEEYPATLLFALAGMGAACAATDLLMLFLGLEAFTFAFYILVAVERDSPRGGEAGLKYLLNGTLAAAVLAMGIALVYCSRGTLKLAELALQPAAPEPLFLAGVCMILLGVAFKLSFVPAHLWTPDVYQGAPAPVTALLSTASKGASAAALFLVLPLAAAWRGGHDILWCLALATMACGNLAALVQTSIKRLLAWSSVAQMGYVALAFVALPAGGARAALFYMVAYGAAGLASFGAVSVLSDGSDRDAIEQYRGLGYRNPLAGAALAVALFSLAGIPPAAGFMAKFAVFSAALRAGETALAVAGVLMALVGVFFYLRVVVALYMRPADGGEAPVRPLSLSEGLALALPTAAILFLGLYPSPLLDLLAHIVKFP